A single genomic interval of Solimonas sp. K1W22B-7 harbors:
- a CDS encoding rhodanese-like domain-containing protein, with product MAWEDADLEHGRYSLPMPALVASAVEGKVLFVDTREPTEFRESHIPQAINIPLRDAHKADLAKLSGYQYVVPYCLKDLRAFEVAKSLQARGLTNVKMMEPSGFKGWQAQKLPVASPRQSDAQASEVLKAVAGERGWTRAKPVSQEKADAAP from the coding sequence TTGGCTTGGGAAGACGCAGACCTCGAACATGGCCGCTATTCGCTGCCGATGCCGGCGCTAGTGGCATCGGCGGTAGAGGGTAAGGTGCTATTCGTCGATACGCGCGAACCGACGGAGTTTCGCGAATCCCACATTCCGCAAGCGATCAACATCCCCTTGCGTGACGCACACAAGGCCGACTTGGCGAAGCTCTCCGGCTATCAGTACGTAGTGCCGTATTGTCTGAAAGACTTGCGCGCCTTCGAGGTGGCGAAGTCTCTTCAGGCGCGTGGGCTCACGAACGTGAAGATGATGGAGCCCTCCGGCTTCAAGGGTTGGCAGGCGCAGAAGCTGCCGGTGGCGTCGCCCCGGCAGAGCGATGCGCAGGCGAGTGAGGTTCTGAAGGCTGTGGCCGGAGAGCGCGGCTGGACACGCGCCAAGCCGGTGAGCCAGGAGAAAGCCGATGCCGCTCCTTGA